From Brevibacillus marinus, a single genomic window includes:
- a CDS encoding M3 family oligoendopeptidase, with protein sequence MAFYVEKHDLAAVDRLEETFQQLLEQNVASAAELEAWMKRQSRLFEEVQESLNGHYVDFQCRNDDEVAKQRFAHDQQVVLPLVKKYEALFDRKFAESPYREQLDQAFYAEYIKSKQNALELFREENIPLEVKEDELQTAYFEATGSLTVWWQGEEKTLQQMHNYLQEPDRAVRENAWRLVQDACLAVKEQLQQIMNQLLQIRQQKARNADLPNYRDYMFKKYERFSYTPADCHRLAEAVHRYVVPLKEAIEKRHQAELGVDRYRPWDTEAAGQGREPLRPFATEEELVEKTKRVLAQVDPRIGELLERMNRSGMLDLASRKAKSPGGFCIALPVSGLSFIFMNASGKQDDVVTLIHEMGHCFHNELKRTLPVREYKETPMESSELASTSLEFLTLDKWGEFYPDRQLLKRAQREHLEAVVKFLPWGVVIDQFQHWMYEHPAHTAAERNAKFLELARTFLVTHQDWSGFTEELAHLWQRQLHIFEVPFYYIEYVIANLGALQMYRQYKQDPQQAVANYKKALSLGRSRPLPEVYEAAGIRFDFSAAMIRDLMAFVQDELAELAADDNR encoded by the coding sequence ATGGCATTTTATGTGGAAAAGCACGACTTGGCCGCTGTTGACAGATTGGAAGAAACGTTTCAGCAGCTGCTGGAGCAAAACGTGGCGTCGGCGGCTGAGCTGGAAGCGTGGATGAAGCGGCAGTCGCGCCTGTTTGAGGAAGTGCAGGAAAGCTTGAATGGGCACTACGTCGACTTCCAGTGCCGCAACGACGACGAAGTGGCAAAGCAAAGGTTCGCGCACGACCAGCAGGTGGTGCTGCCGCTGGTGAAAAAGTACGAAGCGTTGTTTGACCGCAAATTCGCGGAGAGTCCGTACCGCGAGCAACTGGATCAGGCGTTCTATGCGGAATACATCAAAAGCAAACAAAACGCCCTGGAGCTGTTCCGCGAAGAAAACATCCCGCTGGAAGTAAAAGAAGACGAGCTGCAAACCGCCTATTTTGAGGCGACCGGCAGCTTGACCGTGTGGTGGCAGGGGGAAGAAAAGACGCTCCAGCAGATGCACAATTACCTGCAGGAGCCGGATCGTGCCGTTCGCGAAAACGCGTGGCGCCTGGTCCAAGACGCCTGCCTGGCGGTCAAGGAGCAGCTGCAGCAGATCATGAACCAACTGCTGCAGATCCGCCAGCAGAAAGCGCGCAACGCCGATCTGCCCAATTATCGCGACTACATGTTTAAAAAATACGAACGCTTCTCGTATACGCCAGCAGACTGCCACCGGTTGGCGGAGGCCGTTCACCGGTACGTCGTCCCGCTCAAGGAAGCCATCGAAAAGCGGCATCAGGCGGAATTGGGCGTGGACCGCTATCGTCCATGGGATACGGAGGCGGCAGGGCAAGGCCGCGAGCCGCTGCGCCCGTTTGCCACGGAGGAAGAGCTCGTGGAAAAAACGAAGCGGGTACTCGCCCAGGTTGATCCGCGAATCGGCGAGCTGCTGGAGCGGATGAACCGCAGCGGCATGCTTGACTTGGCGAGCCGCAAGGCCAAATCGCCGGGCGGGTTTTGCATCGCGCTGCCCGTGTCCGGGCTTTCGTTTATCTTTATGAACGCATCCGGCAAGCAGGACGACGTGGTGACCTTGATCCACGAGATGGGGCACTGTTTCCACAACGAATTGAAGCGGACGCTGCCTGTGCGCGAATACAAAGAGACCCCGATGGAATCGTCCGAACTGGCCAGTACCTCCCTGGAGTTCCTGACGCTGGACAAATGGGGCGAGTTTTATCCCGACCGGCAGCTGCTGAAGCGGGCGCAGCGGGAGCACCTGGAGGCGGTGGTCAAATTTTTGCCGTGGGGGGTGGTGATTGACCAGTTTCAACACTGGATGTATGAACACCCCGCACACACCGCCGCGGAGCGCAATGCCAAGTTTCTCGAACTGGCGCGCACATTCCTCGTCACCCACCAGGACTGGTCCGGTTTTACGGAGGAATTGGCCCATCTCTGGCAGCGGCAGCTCCACATTTTCGAGGTGCCGTTCTACTATATCGAGTACGTGATCGCCAATCTCGGCGCGCTGCAAATGTACCGGCAGTACAAACAGGACCCGCAGCAAGCGGTGGCCAACTACAAAAAAGCGCTTTCCCTCGGCAGGTCCCGTCCGCTCCCGGAAGTGTACGAAGCGGCAGGCATTCGCTTTGATTTTTCCGCAGCGATGATCCGGGATTTGATGGCGTTTGTTCAGGACGAACTGGCGGAGCTGGCAGCGGACGACAACAGGTGA
- a CDS encoding LytS/YhcK type 5TM receptor domain-containing protein yields the protein MEELSLVLFERLGLLLLLTFILTRIPLFRQLLDREVSLSTSLSFSILFGLFGIAGTYAGVVVEDGTFDPSFWIMPLAEEEATADASLVGVVIGGLLGGPIVGVGAGVITGLHLYGLGGFTAFACGLSAPLTGLLAGLIARFFSQERVISPSKALFIGMFAPILQMGLILIFASPPERASLLVNTIGIPMVLTNSVAIAIFTTMIRVALKEEERAAAFAAQRGLTIAELILPHLRQGLTHQTARQTAVLLLNELKAAAVAVADTERVLAHVGIGNSHHLPDEPLRTELARKAIVSGEVQIALSREEIQCDDPKCPLHALIIVPFSEAGKVVGLIKIFFKQPQQIRKVEEALALGLGKLITHQLNLALTEKMTRLMKDTELRVLQAQINPHFLFNTLNSIVTLIRIDPDLARHVTIQLGTFIRLNLKATSSQLVPIRQELNHLFAYLEIIKIRFADQFTVNCDVEAGIDHVLIPPATLQPLVENSIQHGLKGTTQNGRIDIYIQQIGDRVQVVIQDNGTGIPHDLLGEIGAEPVKSEEGNGIGVYNVNQRLISLFGSESRLQIKNREEGGCQISFSIPTSA from the coding sequence TTGGAAGAGTTGTCGTTGGTGTTGTTTGAGCGATTGGGGCTTCTGCTGCTGCTTACCTTTATCCTGACGCGGATTCCGCTGTTTCGCCAACTGCTGGATCGCGAGGTAAGCCTGAGCACGTCTCTTTCCTTTTCCATCCTCTTCGGGCTCTTCGGCATTGCCGGCACCTATGCGGGTGTGGTGGTTGAGGACGGTACGTTTGATCCTTCGTTTTGGATCATGCCGCTGGCGGAGGAGGAAGCGACCGCCGACGCCAGCCTGGTAGGCGTGGTGATTGGCGGGCTTTTGGGCGGGCCGATCGTGGGGGTAGGCGCGGGGGTGATCACGGGGCTGCACCTGTACGGCTTGGGCGGCTTTACCGCTTTTGCCTGCGGCCTGTCCGCCCCGCTGACAGGCTTGTTGGCCGGCCTGATCGCCCGCTTTTTTTCCCAGGAACGCGTGATTTCCCCTTCGAAAGCGCTGTTCATCGGCATGTTTGCGCCGATTTTGCAAATGGGGTTGATCCTGATCTTCGCCTCACCGCCGGAGCGGGCCAGTTTGTTGGTGAACACGATCGGCATCCCGATGGTTCTGACGAATAGTGTGGCAATTGCCATTTTTACGACGATGATCCGCGTCGCCCTGAAGGAAGAGGAGCGGGCGGCCGCCTTCGCGGCGCAGCGGGGGCTGACCATCGCCGAGCTGATCCTGCCCCACCTGAGGCAGGGGCTTACGCATCAGACGGCGCGGCAGACGGCCGTGTTGCTGTTGAACGAACTGAAAGCGGCGGCAGTTGCCGTCGCCGACACGGAACGGGTGCTGGCGCACGTGGGAATCGGCAACAGTCACCACTTGCCGGACGAGCCGCTGCGGACCGAATTGGCGCGAAAGGCCATTGTCAGCGGGGAAGTGCAGATTGCGCTGAGCCGGGAAGAGATCCAGTGTGACGATCCGAAATGCCCCCTGCACGCGCTGATCATCGTTCCGTTCAGCGAAGCAGGAAAAGTCGTGGGATTAATCAAAATTTTCTTCAAACAGCCGCAGCAGATCCGCAAAGTGGAGGAAGCGCTGGCTTTGGGGCTGGGAAAATTGATCACCCACCAGTTAAATCTGGCCTTGACGGAAAAGATGACCCGGCTGATGAAGGATACCGAGCTGCGCGTGCTGCAAGCGCAGATCAACCCGCACTTTTTGTTTAACACGCTCAATTCGATCGTCACCTTGATTCGCATCGATCCCGATCTGGCCCGGCACGTCACGATCCAGTTGGGCACGTTTATCCGCCTGAACCTGAAAGCGACCTCGTCGCAGCTGGTGCCGATCCGCCAGGAATTGAACCACTTGTTTGCCTATCTGGAGATTATCAAGATCCGGTTTGCCGACCAGTTCACGGTGAACTGCGATGTGGAAGCGGGGATCGACCACGTCCTGATCCCGCCGGCCACCTTGCAGCCGCTGGTGGAGAACAGCATTCAGCACGGGCTGAAAGGAACCACGCAGAATGGGCGCATTGACATCTACATCCAGCAGATTGGCGACCGGGTCCAGGTGGTGATCCAGGACAACGGGACGGGAATCCCGCACGATTTGCTGGGGGAGATCGGCGCGGAACCGGTAAAGAGTGAAGAAGGCAACGGGATTGGCGTGTACAACGTGAATCAGCGGCTGATCAGCCTGTTCGGCAGCGAATCGCGCCTGCAGATCAAGAACAGGGAAGAAGGAGGCTGTCAAATCTCGTTTTCCATCCCTACGTCAGCCTGA
- the ytvI gene encoding sporulation integral membrane protein YtvI, whose product MYLRKSLFLAIVVAIVLLLILNGIPLVLALLTALVLEPIVVFLERTLRVNRMIASVATVLSFLALGGLAGYWIGTKLVVQGVELAHRLPALSSQLFEQVEEYIWILEDFYVALPAAPIQDVLDLLKREAVDAASAIAQAIFAAVASIPTLLIESLVYLIALFLFSLDLPRVVNGFMNTFSDSAREKVKLVLRQLNRAIIGFLRAQIFLSLLTYVLTLIGLLILHVKYAVVIAFLVMVVDILPVLGTGSVLVPWAAFSFYQGDTHLAGGLLIMFLLITVIRRTIEPKILGTSLGISALAALVSLYIGFQLLGFIGMILGPAVVIILEALRKAGFLNVKIDF is encoded by the coding sequence ATGTATTTGCGGAAGTCATTGTTTCTGGCGATAGTCGTCGCGATCGTGCTGCTGCTTATCCTAAACGGAATCCCGCTGGTTCTGGCGCTGCTTACCGCGCTCGTGCTAGAACCGATCGTCGTCTTTCTCGAGCGTACGCTCCGCGTCAACCGGATGATCGCTTCCGTTGCCACTGTCCTGAGCTTCCTCGCCTTGGGCGGATTGGCCGGCTACTGGATCGGCACCAAGCTCGTCGTGCAGGGGGTGGAGTTGGCCCACCGCCTGCCTGCTCTGTCCAGCCAACTCTTTGAACAGGTGGAAGAGTACATATGGATCCTGGAAGATTTTTATGTCGCGCTGCCTGCCGCCCCGATTCAAGATGTGCTGGATCTGTTAAAAAGGGAGGCAGTCGACGCCGCTTCCGCCATCGCCCAGGCCATTTTCGCGGCCGTTGCCTCCATCCCCACGCTGTTGATCGAGTCTCTCGTCTACCTGATTGCCCTGTTCTTGTTTAGTTTGGATCTGCCCCGGGTTGTCAACGGGTTCATGAACACCTTCAGCGACTCTGCGCGGGAAAAGGTGAAACTGGTGCTGCGACAGCTGAATCGGGCGATCATCGGCTTTCTGCGCGCCCAGATTTTCCTCAGCTTGCTGACGTACGTGCTCACCTTGATCGGCTTGCTGATTCTCCACGTGAAGTACGCCGTCGTGATCGCCTTCCTGGTGATGGTGGTCGACATCCTGCCGGTATTGGGCACCGGTTCCGTTCTCGTTCCGTGGGCGGCGTTCAGCTTTTATCAGGGAGACACGCATCTGGCGGGAGGGCTCTTGATCATGTTCCTCCTGATCACGGTGATCCGTCGCACCATCGAGCCGAAAATTCTCGGCACCAGCCTCGGCATCAGCGCCCTGGCTGCGTTGGTCAGTCTCTACATCGGCTTTCAGCTGCTCGGCTTTATCGGCATGATTCTCGGCCCGGCAGTGGTGATTATCCTGGAAGCGCTGCGCAAGGCCGGGTTCCTCAACGTGAAGATCGATTTTTAG
- a CDS encoding LytR/AlgR family response regulator transcription factor: MIADDERLAREELWYLLQQEADVVLLPSATNGRELLELVRQYQPEVVFLDIKMPELEGMQVARILAAGDHCPLIVCSTAYEDYAVEAFGLNAVDYLLKPTDPARLKETMNRIRRRLAQQHNLNGEKEAAGTAAAALPAAPVVGKLSKLLLDDGNRLVVIDPDSILYAERDDRLINIYTSQQRFTSKMTLQQLEQKLAAYPFFRTHRSYLVNLNYVYELIPWFNGAYNVTLKDKQRTQIPVSRSYAKELIKLLQGQ; this comes from the coding sequence ATGATTGCCGATGACGAACGACTGGCTCGCGAAGAGCTGTGGTACCTGCTGCAGCAGGAGGCGGATGTGGTCCTTTTGCCCTCTGCCACCAATGGGCGCGAGCTGCTGGAACTGGTTCGCCAGTACCAGCCTGAAGTTGTTTTTCTCGACATTAAAATGCCGGAGTTGGAAGGGATGCAGGTCGCCCGCATCCTGGCCGCCGGCGATCACTGCCCGCTGATCGTCTGTTCAACTGCTTATGAGGACTATGCAGTAGAGGCGTTTGGCCTGAATGCCGTTGATTATCTGCTAAAACCGACTGATCCCGCACGCCTCAAGGAGACCATGAACCGGATCAGGCGCAGGCTGGCCCAGCAGCACAACCTGAACGGCGAAAAGGAGGCGGCGGGTACAGCCGCCGCGGCTCTGCCGGCCGCTCCCGTCGTCGGGAAACTGTCCAAACTGCTGCTGGACGACGGCAATCGGCTGGTGGTGATCGACCCGGACAGCATTCTCTATGCGGAACGGGATGACCGGCTGATCAATATCTATACGTCGCAGCAGCGGTTCACCTCGAAAATGACGCTGCAGCAGTTGGAACAAAAGCTGGCAGCGTATCCCTTTTTTCGCACCCATCGCAGCTATCTGGTCAATTTGAACTACGTCTACGAACTGATTCCCTGGTTTAACGGAGCGTATAATGTGACGCTGAAGGACAAGCAGCGGACGCAGATCCCGGTATCCCGCTCTTACGCAAAAGAACTGATCAAACTGCTGCAAGGGCAATAA